The following are from one region of the Quercus robur chromosome 1, dhQueRobu3.1, whole genome shotgun sequence genome:
- the LOC126727030 gene encoding transcription factor RF2b-like — protein sequence MSTQMQDPPPSNPNSHNNHHQLNSNNASHSHPPQPPKKSQPLPAITNTTTSFMKGGGHHRRAHSEVSFRLSDDMMMDLSPSDAFNGGGGSGGGGGGGGGSSTASLDEIGSEDDLFSTYIDVDKLGGADQSGVEGNGNGNGEKSGGDGGGGGGGGRGRHRHSSSVDGSSTTTSSTGVFGEIMDAKKAMPPDKLAELWSIDPKRAKRILANRQSAARSKERKARYIQELERKVQTLQTEATTLSAQLTLFQRDTTGLSTENTELKLRLQAMEQQAQLRDALNEALKKEVERLKMATGEMMSPSESFSMGMHQMQFAPSTFFPHPQQQGPAGHQNMQLPFSHSQSSMSTHQMHQSNSHALSEMMQNDHLRRLQGLDISSQGSSLVKSEGPTLSASESSSTF from the exons ATGTCCACGCAAATGCAAGATCCACCACCTTCAAACCCTAATTCCCACAACAATCATCATCAACTCAATTCGAACAATGCGTCTCACTCTCATCCGCCACAGCCTCCCAAGAAATCTCAGCCATTACCAGCAATCACGAACACCACGACGTCGTTTATGAAAGGTGGGGGACACCACAGGAGGGCTCACTCCGAGGTCAGCTTCCGGCTGTCCGATGATATGATGATGGATCTATCGCCGTCTGATGCTTTTAACGGCGGAGGtggcagcggcggcggcggcggcggggGTGGTGGGTCATCCACTGCTAGTTTGGACGAGATCGGATCCGAGGATGACCTTTTCTCTACCTACATTGATGTTGATAAACTCGGTGGCGCGGATCAGAGTGGCGTTGAAGGAAACGGTAATGGAAATGGAGAGAAGAGTGGTGGTGATGGCGgcggcggtggcggtggcggcaGAGGTAGGCACAGGCATAGCAGTTCCGTTGATGGGTCCTCCACTACGACGTCGTCTACAGGTGTGTTTGGCGAGATTATGGATGCCAAGAAAGCCATGCCTCCTGATAAGCTTGCTGAGCTTTGGAGCATTGATCCCAAGCGTGCCAAAAG GATATTGGCAAATCGCCAGTCTGCTGCCCGCTCGAAAGAGAGGAAGGCACGCTATATACAAGAACTTGAGCGTAAGGTTCAGACTCTTCAGACAGAAGCTACCACTCTTTCTGCCCAACTTACACTATTCCAG AGAGACACAACTGGTTTGAGTACTGAAAACACAGAGCTTAAGCTTCGATTACAAGCCATGGAGCAACAAGCTCAGTTGCGTGACG CTCTGAATGAAGCACTGAAGAAGGAAGTTGAGAGGCTCAAGATGGCAACTGGAGAAATGATGAGCCCTTCTGAGTCATTTAGCATGGGAATGCACCAGATGCAATTTGCACCATCAACATTTTTCCCACATCCGCAACAACAGGGACCTGCTGGCCACCAGAACATGCAGTTGCCATTCAGTCATTCCCAATCTAGCATGTCAACTCACCAAATGCATCAATCAAATTCTCATGCACTCTCAGAAATGATGCAGAACGACCATCTTCGCCGATTGCAGGGGCTTGATATTAGTAGCCAAGGATCATCTCTTGTGAAGTCTGAAGGCCCTACACTTTCTGCAAGTGAAAGTAGCTCCACATTTTGA
- the LOC126727039 gene encoding non-specific lipid-transfer protein 1-like: MLNVHPDPKVEPSKKLGPLFVCERERLNIITMAKLAVSTKSFTTVLLLACMLVFSAHVDASITCAEVTTLLTPCISYAIFGGTVPQACCEGIKAVHAGSTTVEDHRATCSCIMDGISRIPGINYDLVGTLPETCGTTCTYKITPTTDCSKVD; encoded by the exons ATGTTGAATGTGCATCCAGACCCAAAAGTTGAACCCAGCAAGAAATTAGGACCAttgtttgtgtgtgagagagagaggctaaACATTATTACCATGGCAAAGCTAGCAGTTTCTACTAAGTCCTTCACAACGGTACTACTACTAGCCTGCATGTTGGTATTTTCTGCTCATGTTGATGCAAGCATAACATGCGCTGAGGTGACAACCTTACTGACTCCATGTATCAGCTATGCCATTTTTGGTGGGACAGTCCCACAAGCTTGTTGTGAGGGAATTAAAGCTGTCCATGCTGGTTCCACTACCGTAGAAGATCACAGAGCCACATGCAGTTGCATCATGGATGGTATTTCAAGGATCCCAGGAATCAACTACGACTTAGTTGGAACACTACCTGAGACTTGTGGCACTACTTGTACCTACAAAATCACACCCACCACCGACTGTTCAAA GGTGGACTAA